In Chitinophagaceae bacterium, the DNA window TGCATAGATGCCGGACACGTTTTTTTGCGCCCTTCGGCTGCGCTCAGGGAGCAAAAAAACCGGACGTTTGGCGTAGCCGAAGCGCGTTCATTTAATATGGATCACATCCAACCCAAAGTACCTGCAAATCTTTCCACCGTCCAATACATGGCGATGATGGCAATACAAAGTGAAAGAGGAATAACAATTCTCTTCCTGTACCAGGAACGTTGACCAAACCATTTTCCGAATAAGAAATATGCAAGAAGGATAATAGTAATTTGTCCCAATTCAACTCCGACATTAAAAGTGATGAGGCCTGTGAGAAATTCTTTTTGAGGAAGTCCCAGTCCGATCAATACGCTGGCGAATCCCATTCCATGAACCAATCCGAACAGAAAAATAATGAGGATGCGCCACGGATGCAATTCTGAAGTGATAATATTTTCAAGCGCCACCAGCACAATCGAAAGCGCAATCACCGGTTCAATAATTTCTGAAGGAGGAGTGATCACACCATACATGGCAAGTCCGAGTGTGATGGAATGTGCAATGGTGAATGCCGTCGCCTGCCAGATCACATTTTTAAGATTGGAGCTCAGTAAAAAAATACTGAGTATGAACAGCATGTGATCTGTACCATAAGGAATGATGTGCCGGAAACCAAGCTTCAGATAGGCAAGCCCGATGTCGCCGCGCGACATCTTGCTGAAATCATAATTCAATGTATGCGCAAATGATACAACCGTGCCTGCAATCAAAACCAGGATCGTGAGCACTGATACTCTTTTCAAAAGCATGAATCGTGATTCTTTCATCTGGCTTTATGAGGTGATTGTCGCTTTTTGAAATGGCTTCAAAAAGAAGATGAAATTAATTATGATTTTGAAATTGCGAGCTTCGCAGGTTGTGAATCGATAATCATTTTTGCCTGCTGTGCGAGGTCTTCCGTGAGATATGGATTAGTGGCTAATGCCAGTTGAATCAATGCCGTTCCTTTTTCCGCCTGATTGTTTTTACAATAGATCAATCCGGCCCTGCAAAGCAACACAGGATTCTTTGAGCCGGTACGCATCGCTTTTTCAATGAAAGGAACACACTCTTTAAACTCGCCGCGTTGATAATATACCCAGGCCATCATCTCATTCACTTCAATATTATCGGGTCTGCGTTTATATTCTGCCTGCGCATGTTTTAGCGCAGCATCATTATCACCGGTTTTTAAATAAACATACGCAAGTTCTTTATCCGCGTAATGTCCGGCATCGCCTTCTTCATCATTTGAATTCGCATGGAGGCTTAGCAGC includes these proteins:
- a CDS encoding HupE/UreJ family protein, yielding MLTILVLIAGTVVSFAHTLNYDFSKMSRGDIGLAYLKLGFRHIIPYGTDHMLFILSIFLLSSNLKNVIWQATAFTIAHSITLGLAMYGVITPPSEIIEPVIALSIVLVALENIITSELHPWRILIIFLFGLVHGMGFASVLIGLGLPQKEFLTGLITFNVGVELGQITIILLAYFLFGKWFGQRSWYRKRIVIPLSLCIAIIAMYWTVERFAGTLGWM